A genome region from Microcella alkaliphila includes the following:
- a CDS encoding four-carbon acid sugar kinase family protein: MTPSIDIGIVADDLTGANDTAVQFGMRGWDARIALREDAELSGQIVAISSDARPLADIPAARATEAAIEHLNPTRLYLKIDSTARGSIAAQVEGALAAWTRRHADAVAVVCPAYPAMARTVEAGQVLVGGSPVHRTAIGTDPVTPVTESSLVARIPNSKVATIDDIPAAAPGAILILDARGQAELDQYALRLAQLGERFIVVGSAGFAESLARHLPGSRESSDVPRPRGRSVILLSSLNPVSHAQADTLRDSRPDVVQVVEPTLADASAVSAAGSTVPAERPVTLIRTPQSRVSEGNGDAAAAVADVLAAVTVSIIEREHPAVIGLVGGDGARAVLRRLGARALAVRDAAVEGAPMMTIVGGPHDGLAVWTKAGGFGDSETLLRILEHTGAVAAPDVTRSVKEDTP, translated from the coding sequence ATGACCCCGTCAATCGACATCGGGATCGTCGCCGACGACCTGACGGGCGCTAACGACACGGCAGTCCAATTTGGCATGCGAGGCTGGGATGCTCGCATTGCGCTCCGTGAGGACGCGGAGCTGTCTGGCCAGATAGTCGCCATCAGTTCTGATGCGCGGCCACTCGCGGACATTCCGGCTGCTCGCGCGACCGAAGCCGCCATCGAGCATCTGAATCCCACCCGGCTGTACCTCAAGATCGACTCCACGGCGCGGGGCAGCATCGCCGCTCAGGTCGAGGGTGCGCTCGCTGCGTGGACACGCCGGCACGCCGATGCTGTCGCCGTCGTGTGCCCCGCCTACCCCGCGATGGCTCGCACCGTCGAAGCTGGTCAGGTATTGGTGGGAGGCTCTCCCGTGCACCGCACCGCCATCGGTACAGACCCGGTGACACCGGTCACCGAGAGTTCGCTCGTGGCGCGCATCCCGAACTCGAAAGTGGCGACGATCGATGACATCCCGGCGGCCGCGCCCGGAGCGATTCTGATCCTCGACGCACGCGGCCAAGCGGAACTCGATCAGTACGCGCTACGCCTCGCGCAGCTGGGGGAGCGGTTCATCGTCGTTGGGTCGGCCGGGTTCGCGGAATCGCTCGCGCGTCACCTTCCCGGCTCGCGCGAGAGTTCAGACGTGCCACGGCCCCGCGGACGGAGCGTCATCCTCCTGTCGTCTCTCAACCCCGTGTCGCACGCCCAGGCCGACACGTTGCGGGACTCTCGTCCGGATGTGGTCCAGGTGGTCGAGCCGACGCTGGCCGACGCTAGCGCCGTATCGGCGGCTGGCTCGACAGTGCCGGCCGAGCGCCCCGTCACGCTCATCCGTACGCCACAAAGCCGAGTCTCCGAGGGCAACGGTGACGCGGCTGCGGCGGTCGCCGATGTTTTGGCTGCCGTGACTGTGTCGATCATCGAACGCGAGCATCCGGCCGTCATCGGGCTCGTCGGTGGCGACGGCGCTCGTGCGGTCCTCCGTCGCCTGGGGGCCCGCGCGCTCGCGGTTCGCGACGCGGCGGTCGAAGGGGCGCCGATGATGACGATCGTGGGCGGACCCCACGATGGACTTGCCGTGTGGACGAAAGCCGGCGGGTTCGGAGATTCCGAAACTCTGCTGCGCATTCTCGAACACACCGGCGCGGTGGCTGCGCCCGATGTAACCCGATCCGTAAAGGAGGACACCCCGTGA
- a CDS encoding GntR family transcriptional regulator yields the protein MTEAATPRPIPGHLDTQSREPLHAQLARVIRDQIRDRDLLPGEVLPTEAHLQEKFGVSRSVARQAMATLVAEGLVVRGRGRGSVVAPERQRHRIVNDASGLYAQMRDAGLELRTDILSMTTEVAPRPIPELGGREAVRLERLRSLDGMPTAFIRTWLPVELGGELSVSDLRDASLHAVLSERFGLRIDGGRRTVRAVAADHALAGLLNVHTGSPLLLLEGVTESEDGRFVEHFATWHRGDLIAFDLDAHRGNQGAPDARLSEARALIQRAGELLDARV from the coding sequence ATGACCGAGGCCGCCACCCCGCGCCCGATTCCAGGGCATCTCGATACCCAGTCGCGGGAGCCGCTGCACGCGCAATTGGCGCGAGTCATCCGTGATCAGATTCGTGACCGTGATCTCCTCCCCGGCGAGGTGCTGCCCACCGAGGCGCATCTGCAGGAAAAATTCGGCGTTTCGCGGTCTGTCGCCCGTCAAGCGATGGCGACGCTCGTCGCCGAGGGGCTCGTTGTGCGGGGACGGGGCCGCGGCTCGGTCGTCGCCCCGGAGCGGCAGCGGCACCGCATCGTCAATGACGCCTCGGGCCTGTATGCCCAGATGCGCGATGCCGGTCTCGAACTGCGGACCGACATCTTGTCGATGACCACGGAGGTTGCGCCTCGCCCGATTCCCGAACTGGGCGGGCGGGAGGCAGTGCGGCTCGAGCGTTTACGCTCACTCGACGGCATGCCGACGGCGTTCATTCGCACGTGGTTGCCGGTTGAGCTCGGTGGTGAACTGAGCGTGAGCGACCTTCGCGATGCATCCCTGCACGCGGTTCTCAGCGAGCGATTCGGGCTGCGCATTGACGGCGGGCGGCGCACCGTTCGTGCGGTGGCTGCGGACCATGCTCTCGCCGGCCTGCTGAACGTACACACCGGGTCGCCGCTGCTGCTCCTCGAGGGAGTGACCGAGTCGGAAGATGGGCGATTCGTGGAACACTTTGCGACGTGGCATCGCGGTGACCTCATTGCCTTCGATCTTGACGCGCATCGGGGGAACCAAGGGGCCCCAGACGCGCGCCTCTCAGAGGCTCGGGCACTGATTCAGCGGGCAGGGGAGTTGCTCGACGCTCGCGTCTGA
- a CDS encoding IS256 family transposase gives MALDQSALLELLGELKLTDVTDRIRVATETLYQELIDAEAAAFIGAAPFERTPDRVTQRNGTRPRTLATTAGELELRVPKLRQGSFFPSLLERRRRVDQALFAVVMEAYVHGVSTRKVDDLVKALGADTGISKSEVSRICSNLDEDVAAFRDRPLADQAYPYVFLDATYCKARVGRRVVSQAVVVAVGIAADGRREVLGFEVGDTESQPFWTTFLRSLKARGLAGVKLVISDAHTGLIAAIETVFHGSSWQRCRVHFMRNVLANVPKTAGPMVASIIRTIFAQPDAEHVNTQFDEVTRMLTRSHPKIADMLETAREDLLAFTGFPTAHWRQIWSTNPLERVNKEIKRRTDVVGTFPNPAALLRLAGHVLIEQHDEWDGADRRYFSEHSMKLLNATEQEVAIPELNAA, from the coding sequence ATGGCTCTTGACCAGTCTGCCCTCCTCGAGTTGCTCGGGGAACTTAAACTCACCGATGTCACCGACCGAATCCGGGTTGCGACCGAGACGCTCTATCAGGAGCTGATCGATGCCGAAGCGGCTGCGTTCATCGGTGCCGCCCCGTTCGAACGCACTCCGGATCGTGTCACGCAACGCAACGGCACCCGCCCGCGCACCCTTGCGACCACTGCGGGCGAGTTGGAGTTGCGGGTTCCGAAGCTGCGGCAGGGGTCGTTCTTCCCGTCGCTGCTGGAGCGGCGCCGCCGAGTCGATCAGGCCTTGTTCGCGGTCGTGATGGAGGCCTACGTTCACGGCGTCTCGACCCGCAAGGTCGACGATCTAGTGAAAGCGCTCGGCGCTGACACCGGCATCTCCAAGAGCGAGGTGTCGCGGATCTGTTCGAACCTGGACGAGGACGTCGCCGCGTTCCGAGACCGGCCACTGGCCGACCAGGCCTACCCATACGTGTTTCTCGACGCGACCTATTGCAAAGCCCGCGTCGGCCGGCGGGTGGTCTCCCAAGCCGTCGTCGTCGCGGTCGGCATCGCCGCCGACGGGCGCAGGGAAGTGCTCGGTTTCGAGGTGGGAGACACCGAATCGCAACCGTTCTGGACCACGTTCCTGCGTTCGTTGAAGGCTCGTGGGCTTGCCGGGGTGAAGCTGGTCATCTCCGACGCCCACACGGGTTTGATTGCCGCGATCGAGACCGTGTTCCACGGCTCGTCCTGGCAGCGATGCCGGGTCCACTTCATGCGCAACGTGTTGGCGAACGTGCCCAAGACTGCAGGCCCCATGGTTGCCTCGATTATCCGCACGATCTTCGCCCAACCCGACGCCGAGCACGTGAACACCCAGTTCGACGAAGTCACGCGCATGCTCACCCGCTCCCACCCCAAGATCGCCGACATGCTCGAGACCGCGCGCGAGGACCTGCTCGCCTTCACCGGGTTCCCGACCGCGCACTGGCGACAGATCTGGTCCACCAACCCACTGGAGCGGGTCAACAAAGAGATCAAACGCCGCACCGATGTCGTGGGCACCTTCCCGAACCCTGCCGCGCTACTGCGCCTGGCCGGGCACGTGTTGATCGAGCAACACGACGAATGGGACGGCGCCGACCGCCGCTACTTCAGCGAACACTCCATGAAACTCCTCAACGCAACAGAACAGGAGGTGGCGATCCCGGAACTGAACGCGGCATAA
- a CDS encoding Pr6Pr family membrane protein, translated as MTATSAPESATASRRLLVLRRSAGILSLAASATVFAALVTQITDQISVGRFEPTEYFAFFTIQAAMINIVVLAAGGIMALRAERDTQLYTAIRASVFSYAIVTGVVYNLLLRDVPNDDGYVGPWWPNEALHVWIPVYIAVDWMLATGRARIAWSAMWLAVSYPLIWVGVTMLRGAADGWYPYPFLEPFGPNGVPGVVAHVVAIAAFIIGLTAIAVTINHRQTRASSNSPAR; from the coding sequence GTGACAGCGACGTCCGCGCCCGAGAGCGCCACAGCATCCCGCCGCCTGCTCGTTCTGCGCCGTAGCGCCGGAATCCTCTCGCTCGCCGCGAGCGCGACCGTATTCGCTGCGCTCGTGACGCAGATCACCGACCAAATCTCGGTCGGGCGGTTCGAGCCGACCGAGTACTTCGCGTTCTTCACGATTCAGGCGGCGATGATCAACATTGTGGTGTTGGCCGCCGGCGGCATCATGGCGCTGCGCGCCGAGCGCGACACGCAGCTGTACACGGCGATCCGCGCATCCGTGTTCTCGTACGCGATCGTGACCGGGGTCGTCTACAACCTGCTCTTGCGCGACGTGCCAAACGACGACGGCTACGTCGGCCCGTGGTGGCCGAATGAGGCGCTGCACGTGTGGATTCCTGTCTACATCGCCGTCGATTGGATGCTCGCCACCGGTCGCGCCCGCATCGCCTGGTCGGCCATGTGGCTGGCCGTGTCCTACCCGCTCATCTGGGTCGGCGTGACCATGCTGCGCGGGGCGGCCGACGGCTGGTACCCCTACCCCTTCCTCGAGCCGTTCGGCCCGAACGGCGTTCCGGGGGTGGTCGCCCACGTTGTCGCCATCGCGGCGTTCATCATCGGGCTCACCGCGATCGCCGTGACGATCAACCACCGTCAGACGCGAGCGTCGAGCAACTCCCCTGCCCGCTGA
- a CDS encoding 8-oxo-dGTP diphosphatase, whose amino-acid sequence MAMFDVAVVYVTRTVGIAGTRRREVLLGRKLTGLGVDRLVGPGGKLEPGESPRDAAVREVAEEVGLTIDPTDLQPIGEIAYPFVDEPRWSQFSHAFTTDRFRGEVRASDELEPVWHPLDALPVDRMWADAALWLPRALRGEFVRATLHFGAGDRVVRQEWGVARRS is encoded by the coding sequence ATGGCGATGTTCGACGTGGCGGTGGTCTACGTGACCCGCACGGTCGGCATCGCCGGCACGCGCCGGCGCGAGGTGCTGCTCGGCCGCAAACTCACGGGCCTCGGGGTCGACCGGCTCGTCGGTCCGGGCGGAAAGCTCGAGCCGGGCGAGAGCCCGCGCGACGCGGCCGTGCGCGAAGTCGCCGAAGAGGTGGGGCTCACAATCGACCCCACGGACCTCCAGCCGATCGGCGAGATCGCCTACCCGTTCGTCGACGAGCCGCGCTGGTCGCAGTTCTCGCACGCGTTCACGACCGACCGGTTTCGCGGCGAGGTGCGGGCGAGCGATGAGCTCGAGCCTGTGTGGCACCCGCTCGACGCGTTGCCGGTCGACCGCATGTGGGCCGACGCGGCGCTGTGGCTGCCGCGCGCCCTCCGCGGCGAGTTCGTGCGCGCAACCCTGCATTTCGGGGCGGGCGATCGGGTGGTGCGGCAGGA
- the pdxA gene encoding 4-hydroxythreonine-4-phosphate dehydrogenase PdxA, translating to MSRSTPRLAVTLGDAAGIGPEIIARALLEHPELRGRLSPIVVGDSGAVRRGVAAVGLDPSAVVTISHPDEATNDPTTIEVLQTGPDLSDVPVGELSAAAGDGAYRFVVEACRLAKEGSVDAIVTPPLNKAAMHLGGHAFPGHTELLAHEFGVKNYSLVLSAGALSIFHLTTHVSLSDAIEGITPARVDGVLRLVHAYASAIGRGAEPIGVAGLNPHAGENGLFGHQDDEILRPAVERAVAAGIPAHGPIAADALIPQAVRGKWNFVVACYHDQGHAPFKAVYGDDGVNITVGLPVVRVSVDHGTAFDIAGRGIAREGSLVLALERAAELAPGWDHVWHAAQASADALQA from the coding sequence GTGAGTCGTTCGACCCCCCGTCTCGCCGTCACCCTCGGTGACGCCGCAGGAATCGGCCCCGAGATCATCGCCAGGGCGCTGCTCGAGCACCCGGAGCTTCGCGGCCGGCTGTCACCGATCGTCGTCGGTGACTCCGGTGCGGTGCGCCGCGGCGTCGCGGCCGTGGGGCTCGACCCCTCAGCCGTCGTCACGATCTCGCACCCGGATGAGGCGACCAACGATCCCACCACCATCGAGGTGTTGCAGACGGGTCCTGACCTGTCCGACGTGCCCGTCGGCGAACTGTCGGCAGCGGCCGGCGATGGTGCCTACCGTTTCGTCGTTGAAGCGTGTCGACTGGCGAAGGAGGGATCGGTCGACGCAATCGTGACGCCCCCGCTCAACAAGGCCGCCATGCACCTCGGCGGGCATGCGTTCCCCGGCCACACCGAACTGCTGGCTCACGAATTTGGCGTGAAGAACTATTCGCTCGTCCTCTCGGCTGGCGCCCTGTCGATCTTCCACTTGACGACCCACGTGTCGCTCAGTGACGCGATCGAGGGAATCACTCCGGCGCGCGTCGACGGCGTGCTGCGTCTCGTGCACGCGTATGCGAGCGCCATCGGACGGGGGGCAGAGCCAATCGGCGTCGCCGGACTGAACCCTCATGCGGGTGAAAACGGGCTCTTCGGCCACCAGGACGATGAGATCTTGCGCCCCGCGGTTGAGCGGGCCGTGGCGGCCGGAATTCCGGCGCACGGCCCCATTGCAGCGGACGCTCTCATTCCGCAGGCCGTGCGGGGGAAGTGGAACTTCGTCGTCGCCTGCTACCACGATCAGGGGCACGCGCCATTCAAGGCCGTTTACGGCGACGACGGGGTCAACATCACTGTGGGTCTTCCCGTTGTCCGGGTCTCCGTAGACCACGGGACGGCGTTTGACATCGCTGGTCGGGGTATCGCTCGGGAAGGCTCGCTTGTGCTCGCGCTGGAACGTGCCGCTGAACTTGCACCCGGCTGGGATCACGTGTGGCATGCCGCCCAGGCGAGCGCCGACGCGCTGCAGGCGTGA
- a CDS encoding aminotransferase class IV, which produces MSAPEHLALITHRPDGVAVGFLEADVSRPQLSVLDSAPVRGDGIFETFSVANGRPQSLERHLERFAASARALDLPEPTLAVWRDAIFAIAAHFADVEEAWLKIVLTRGVEAGPAATGSAPEGTAPTGWVYAAPAPDFSRARIEGISVAVLDRGLRSDVASTSPWLLAGAKTLSYAVNRAAQREAARRGADDVVFVSSDGLLLEGPTSTLIVRRGSQLVTPPASLGILAGTTQADLFEAAHLWGLSTAIEVLRASDLMSADAAWLVSSVRHAAPTRAVDGEPLPVDAELSHRMNEFLRARRA; this is translated from the coding sequence ATGAGCGCGCCCGAGCATCTCGCCCTGATCACGCACCGGCCCGACGGGGTCGCGGTCGGGTTTCTCGAGGCCGACGTGTCGCGGCCCCAGCTGAGCGTGCTCGACTCGGCGCCCGTTCGCGGCGACGGCATCTTCGAGACCTTCAGCGTCGCGAACGGGCGGCCGCAGTCGCTCGAACGGCACCTGGAACGCTTCGCCGCGTCGGCGCGAGCCCTCGACCTGCCCGAGCCGACGCTCGCCGTGTGGCGTGACGCGATCTTCGCGATCGCCGCGCATTTCGCCGACGTCGAGGAGGCCTGGCTGAAAATCGTGCTGACCCGCGGTGTGGAGGCTGGCCCCGCCGCAACCGGCTCGGCGCCCGAGGGCACGGCGCCCACCGGGTGGGTCTATGCGGCTCCCGCCCCCGACTTCAGCCGCGCACGCATCGAGGGCATCAGCGTCGCCGTGCTCGATCGGGGCCTGCGCAGCGACGTGGCGTCGACGAGCCCCTGGCTGCTCGCAGGAGCGAAGACCCTCTCCTATGCGGTGAATCGGGCCGCCCAGCGCGAGGCGGCGCGGCGCGGCGCCGACGACGTGGTGTTCGTCTCCAGCGATGGGCTGCTGCTCGAGGGGCCCACCTCGACCCTCATCGTGCGGCGGGGGTCGCAGCTCGTCACTCCCCCGGCGTCGCTCGGCATTCTCGCGGGAACGACCCAGGCCGACCTGTTCGAGGCCGCGCACCTGTGGGGCCTGTCGACCGCGATCGAGGTGCTGCGCGCATCCGACCTGATGTCGGCCGACGCGGCATGGCTCGTGTCGAGTGTGCGGCATGCGGCGCCCACTCGCGCGGTCGATGGTGAGCCGCTCCCGGTCGATGCTGAGTTGAGCCACCGAATGAACGAATTCTTGAGGGCTCGTCGCGCGTAG
- a CDS encoding maltokinase N-terminal cap-like domain-containing protein — protein MNSTMECLTDWMTRQRWYAGKGRLPNLVEVTREEWSSDDPDARVLVLIVRDLANNPPSLYHVPIVLRQTVPKGAGPALIGKNNDGDYLFDGAHDPAYTSALLRRMHVHRQDRTSRVHGGEQSNTSIIFDRGGEAPVVAKVFRLVHAGENPDVTLPSALTARGYRQVPRMLGSVTGYWDDPHEPSRLFSGHLAFAQEFVRDVVDGWELALERAAAGDAFVDEATELGRVTARIHAGLAEAMPVRPATLGDIVGFVAGWHQRLAVASSDVPALRELRPAIEAVYDAAQDAPWPDLQRVHGDYHLGQVLRRASGEWVVVDFEGEPLRPLDERTRVDSPLRDVAGMLRSFDYVTGARLNTAPDADARARVDAAWSRGTRHAFLDGYIAESGVDLRAHRALLDAFELDKAVYEAMYEARNRPTWLPIPMDAVRYLVSEARASAR, from the coding sequence ATGAACAGCACGATGGAGTGTCTCACCGACTGGATGACACGCCAGCGCTGGTACGCCGGCAAGGGCCGACTGCCGAACCTGGTAGAGGTGACCCGCGAAGAGTGGTCGTCAGACGATCCCGACGCGCGCGTTCTCGTGCTCATCGTGCGCGACCTGGCGAACAATCCGCCGTCGCTCTACCACGTGCCGATCGTGCTGCGGCAGACGGTGCCGAAGGGCGCGGGCCCGGCTCTCATCGGCAAGAACAACGACGGCGATTACCTCTTCGACGGGGCTCACGACCCGGCCTACACGAGCGCGCTGCTGCGCCGGATGCACGTGCACCGGCAGGATCGCACCTCACGCGTGCACGGTGGCGAGCAGTCGAACACGTCGATCATCTTCGACCGGGGAGGCGAGGCACCGGTCGTGGCGAAGGTGTTCCGACTGGTGCACGCGGGCGAGAACCCCGATGTGACGCTGCCGTCGGCGCTGACGGCGCGCGGCTACCGCCAGGTGCCGCGGATGCTCGGCTCGGTGACCGGCTACTGGGATGACCCGCACGAGCCGAGCCGCTTGTTCTCGGGTCACCTCGCGTTCGCGCAGGAGTTTGTGCGCGACGTGGTCGACGGGTGGGAGTTGGCGCTTGAGCGCGCCGCCGCCGGGGATGCGTTCGTCGACGAGGCGACTGAGCTCGGCCGCGTGACGGCGCGCATCCACGCGGGTCTCGCCGAGGCGATGCCCGTGCGCCCCGCGACGCTGGGCGACATCGTGGGGTTCGTCGCTGGCTGGCATCAGCGCCTCGCGGTGGCGAGCTCGGACGTGCCGGCGTTGCGCGAGCTGCGACCCGCGATCGAGGCGGTGTACGACGCGGCCCAGGATGCACCGTGGCCCGACCTGCAGCGTGTGCACGGCGACTACCACCTGGGGCAGGTGCTGCGTCGCGCGAGCGGCGAGTGGGTGGTCGTCGACTTCGAGGGCGAGCCGCTGCGCCCGCTCGATGAGCGCACCCGGGTCGACTCGCCGCTGCGCGATGTCGCCGGCATGCTGCGGTCGTTCGACTACGTGACCGGGGCGCGGTTGAACACCGCTCCCGACGCGGATGCACGGGCGCGCGTCGACGCCGCCTGGTCGCGCGGCACCCGCCACGCCTTCCTCGACGGCTACATCGCCGAGTCGGGCGTGGATCTGCGCGCGCACCGCGCCTTGCTTGACGCCTTCGAGCTCGACAAGGCCGTGTACGAGGCCATGTACGAGGCGCGTAACCGCCCCACCTGGTTGCCGATCCCGATGGATGCGGTGCGCTACCTGGTCTCGGAAGCGCGCGCCAGCGCCCGCTGA
- a CDS encoding 2-keto-3-deoxygluconate permease has product MAAESRVRVPLFDGMNRVPGGLMLIPLILGSIFGTFFQPALEIGSFTTALFQNSALPLIALLIFATGTQVSVRNTGPVLAHTGVILLTKSLIPAALVIGLGLIVGLDGILGVSILALLVAIDNSNGGLWLAFTGKYGDSRDRGAYMASAVNDGPFLSLLFLGVSGLAAIPALALLAAVIPFVLGMIVGNLDPKWKSILVPVPNIVIPFFAFALGTGINLGNVVTGGAQGIVVGLIVAPFTGFLVYLGYKYILRRGIKSGLGFAAGTTAGNAIATPAIVGQIDSTFAPYVEVATAQVAASVLITAILAPLIAAFVLKRHGALNSPDDEVVAEARDMATADESEQATEADGPRL; this is encoded by the coding sequence ATGGCAGCTGAATCCCGCGTTCGCGTGCCGTTGTTTGACGGTATGAACCGAGTCCCGGGCGGACTTATGCTCATCCCGCTCATCCTCGGCTCAATCTTCGGCACCTTCTTCCAGCCGGCTCTGGAGATCGGAAGCTTCACGACGGCTCTGTTCCAGAACAGCGCACTACCACTGATCGCCCTCTTGATCTTCGCCACGGGCACCCAGGTTTCGGTCCGCAATACCGGCCCCGTTCTCGCGCATACCGGCGTCATCCTGCTCACGAAGTCGCTCATCCCCGCGGCGCTCGTGATCGGTCTCGGACTCATCGTGGGCCTCGACGGTATCCTCGGCGTCTCGATTCTCGCGCTCCTCGTCGCCATCGATAACAGCAACGGCGGGCTGTGGCTTGCGTTCACCGGTAAGTACGGTGACAGCCGCGACCGAGGCGCCTACATGGCCTCCGCCGTCAACGATGGTCCGTTCCTTTCTCTGCTGTTCCTCGGTGTGTCGGGTCTCGCCGCAATTCCGGCGCTCGCCCTCCTCGCGGCAGTGATCCCGTTCGTCCTCGGCATGATCGTTGGAAACCTCGACCCAAAGTGGAAGAGCATTCTCGTTCCGGTTCCGAACATCGTGATTCCGTTCTTCGCCTTCGCGCTCGGAACAGGCATCAACCTCGGCAACGTCGTCACTGGTGGTGCACAGGGCATTGTCGTGGGCCTTATCGTCGCCCCGTTCACTGGGTTCCTCGTCTACCTCGGCTACAAATACATTCTGCGCCGCGGCATCAAGAGCGGACTCGGCTTCGCCGCAGGAACGACGGCGGGTAACGCCATCGCGACGCCCGCGATCGTCGGCCAGATCGACTCGACGTTCGCCCCGTACGTCGAGGTGGCAACCGCGCAGGTCGCCGCGTCGGTTCTGATCACGGCGATCCTGGCTCCGCTGATTGCCGCGTTCGTTTTGAAGCGCCACGGTGCACTGAATTCCCCCGATGATGAGGTTGTCGCTGAGGCGCGCGATATGGCAACTGCCGACGAGTCCGAACAGGCCACGGAAGCGGACGGGCCACGCCTCTAG